In Gossypium raimondii isolate GPD5lz chromosome 12, ASM2569854v1, whole genome shotgun sequence, a single window of DNA contains:
- the LOC105762042 gene encoding protein MAIN-LIKE 2-like, whose translation MPYLELAGFGSVGQIRYTVLHFDLLSALVERWRPETHTFHFPCGECIVTLEDIALQLGLPIDGSPVTGLSAFTDPDALCYQLLGDSPRDDESYFSGVQFTWLKAKYGQLSATTTEGELMCAARAYIMHIIGGEIMPDASNDKVHLMYLPLLADLSTVSSYSWGSAVLAVLYRELCRATDRKVRDIGGCLSLLQSWALYRMPFLASVRHQPYVYPLLNRWSGRSGIGQPYNVPLYRLMIEQYARDGFIWTPYRTPEITAVVPSSAYVHSYIWCTNAPIINFNMVE comes from the exons ATGCCGTACTTAGAGCTAGCCGGATTTGGGTCCGTAGGACAGATCCGGTACACCGTCTTGCactttgatttattatctgcGCTAGTGGAGCGATGGCGCCCAgagacccacacttttcattttccgtGCGGGGAGTGTATAGTGACCTTGGAGGATATAGCGTTGCAGCTTGGGCTCCCAATTGATGGGAGTCCCGTAACGGGATTATCTGCATTTACCGATCCGGATGCACTTTGCTATCAGCTTCTAGGAGACTCACCAAGGGACGATGAGTCATATTTTTCAGGTGTACAATTTACATGGCTGAAAGCCAAGTATGGACAATTATCAGCGACAACCACTGAAGGCGAGTTGATGTGCGCTGCTcgagcgtacatcatgcatatcATAGGGGGAGAAATCATGCCTGATGCAAGCAACGACAAGGTGCATTTGATGTACTTGCCCCTGTTAGCTGACTTGTCCACTGTTAGCTCCTATAGCTGGGGCTCAGCCGTGCTAGCAGTTTTGTATCGAGAGCTTTGTCGGGCAACAGATCGGAAAGTTCGCGACATTGGCGGATGCCTCTCATTGCTGCAGTCCTGGGCACTGTATCGGATGCCATTTTTGGCATCGGTTAGACACCAACCGTATGTTTATCCACTGCTGAacag gtGGAGTGGTCGTTCGGGTATAGGACAGCCGTACAATGTCCCGCTATACCGCCTCATGATTGAACAGTATGCCCGGGATGGG tttatatggaCGCCGTACCGAACGCCAGAAATTACCGCCGTGGTACCCTCGTCTGCATACGTGCATTCGTACATATGGTGCACTAACgcaccaattataaatttcaacatgGTCGAGTGA